One genomic region from Muriicola soli encodes:
- a CDS encoding glycosyltransferase, with the protein MKKYSRAILLIIPYGSVGGMERLSTYFYDYYLNKGYKVKVLKIIKLENDIINFNENEYALSEKDLYEMSKFQRLRFYLKAPIRIRKMIKKYSIEYTISFGDMANLFSSLTLSSETKIGSIHSFKSIELSNKTILNKIYTYAYKSSYRSFHKVVCISKTIKEDLLTKCGYRFNNLKVIYNPHDIGKIIKNSNEKITEIQEKKIFSSDCIVFIGRLSKEKAPWHLINAFNFVHKKRKDINLVFIGDGDPVISNYIDNLVHEFGLNNNVFFLGRRSNPYKYIKASRVLALSSHYEGTPNVIIEAIAVGTPVVSSHSTNGIIELMSYRLLERNGEFIITESGIITPNLYKGELGIPKESGFLDEEVELADALLEVISNIEYHTKLNKNKSALLSKYKLERIAEEYLL; encoded by the coding sequence ATGAAAAAATACTCTAGAGCAATATTGTTAATTATTCCTTACGGAAGTGTTGGTGGCATGGAACGCTTATCGACTTATTTCTATGATTATTATCTTAATAAAGGGTACAAAGTAAAAGTACTCAAGATTATAAAGCTTGAAAATGACATTATTAATTTTAACGAAAACGAATATGCACTTTCTGAAAAAGATCTTTACGAAATGTCAAAATTTCAACGGCTGCGTTTTTACCTTAAAGCTCCAATTAGAATTAGGAAGATGATTAAAAAATATAGTATTGAATATACTATCTCATTCGGAGACATGGCTAATTTATTTTCTTCTCTAACTCTCAGTAGTGAAACTAAAATAGGAAGTATCCATTCCTTTAAGAGCATAGAATTGTCTAACAAAACGATTTTAAATAAAATTTATACTTACGCATATAAGAGTTCGTATAGGAGTTTTCATAAGGTTGTTTGCATTAGTAAAACAATAAAAGAAGATTTATTGACCAAATGCGGATACCGATTTAACAATTTAAAAGTCATCTATAATCCTCATGATATTGGTAAAATAATTAAAAATAGTAATGAGAAAATAACAGAGATACAAGAAAAAAAAATATTCTCAAGCGATTGTATTGTTTTTATTGGACGACTATCTAAAGAAAAAGCACCCTGGCATTTAATTAATGCCTTCAATTTTGTGCATAAGAAGAGAAAAGATATAAATTTAGTTTTTATTGGCGACGGTGATCCTGTTATTAGTAACTATATAGATAATTTGGTCCATGAATTTGGATTAAACAATAATGTATTTTTTCTTGGTAGGCGATCCAACCCTTATAAATATATAAAAGCGTCCAGAGTATTAGCTCTTTCGTCCCATTACGAAGGAACACCTAATGTTATCATTGAAGCTATTGCAGTAGGCACACCAGTCGTCTCTTCACACTCAACTAATGGAATTATAGAATTAATGAGTTATAGACTTTTGGAAAGGAATGGAGAATTTATTATAACAGAAAGTGGAATTATTACTCCAAATCTATATAAAGGAGAATTGGGTATTCCAAAAGAATCGGGATTCCTTGATGAGGAAGTCGAATTAGCTGATGCTTTGTTAGAAGTCATTTCTAATATAGAATATCATACAAAACTGAATAAGAATAAATCTGCTCTTCTTTCAAAGTATAAGTTAGAACGGATTGCAGAAGAGTATCTGCTTTAA
- a CDS encoding polysaccharide pyruvyl transferase family protein, translating into MEYGLLTYQEGREKYNVGDYVQSLAAKQYLPKVDQYLNREKLATYSGNHIKLIMNGWFTHNHSDWIPAKSIDPLFVSFHVNSTAAPYMLDRLGVAYLKEHEPIGCRDKHTVKILKEKGIDAYFSGCLTLTLDTYKVPDTERGEKVYIVDPFYNYPTMNKIFQSPKYLIKSLLNGNIFKLGKINRQLHKVIDKEVLDTAEYVTQIRPRGKENDDQKFAYAEECLKKYAKAKLVITSRIHCALPCLAMGTPVIFLNSFNTFVDTCRFDGIIELFNRIDIAEDGSFTSNFGLKNKITTETMVKNLELHHKLANPLKEKCSQFI; encoded by the coding sequence ATGGAATACGGATTACTAACTTATCAGGAAGGACGGGAGAAATATAACGTAGGTGACTATGTTCAAAGCCTGGCTGCAAAACAGTATTTACCTAAAGTAGATCAATATCTCAATAGAGAAAAATTAGCTACATACTCCGGAAATCATATAAAACTCATTATGAATGGGTGGTTTACGCATAACCATAGTGATTGGATCCCTGCTAAATCTATTGACCCTCTATTTGTGTCTTTTCATGTGAATTCAACAGCGGCCCCTTATATGCTGGATAGATTAGGTGTAGCATACTTGAAAGAACATGAACCCATAGGATGCAGAGATAAACACACTGTAAAGATTTTAAAAGAAAAAGGAATTGATGCCTATTTTTCAGGTTGCCTAACCCTTACTTTAGATACTTACAAAGTTCCTGACACTGAAAGAGGTGAAAAAGTTTATATAGTAGATCCATTTTATAATTACCCTACCATGAATAAGATTTTCCAAAGCCCTAAATATCTAATTAAGTCTTTATTAAATGGAAATATCTTTAAGCTTGGCAAAATTAATAGACAACTACATAAAGTAATAGATAAAGAGGTACTGGACACCGCAGAATACGTGACTCAGATAAGGCCTAGGGGAAAGGAAAATGATGATCAGAAATTTGCATATGCCGAAGAATGTTTAAAAAAGTATGCGAAGGCGAAATTAGTAATAACATCGAGAATACATTGTGCATTACCTTGCTTGGCTATGGGCACCCCCGTAATTTTCTTAAACTCATTCAACACTTTCGTCGATACATGCCGTTTTGATGGTATAATTGAATTGTTTAATCGTATCGATATAGCGGAGGACGGAAGTTTTACTTCAAATTTCGGATTAAAAAATAAGATTACGACTGAAACGATGGTGAAAAATCTGGAATTACACCATAAGCTCGCCAATCCCTTAAAAGAAAAATGCAGTCAATTTATTTAA
- a CDS encoding MBOAT family O-acyltransferase translates to MLFNSFEFLIFLPVVFVLYWFVLNKSLRIQNLLLLTASYVFYGWWDWRFLSLIVFSSFIDYFCGLAIEKSTRSGKKKILLIISLLVNLGFLGFFKYFNFFAGSLQQAFNTIGYEIDSFTLDIVLPVGISFYTFQTMSYTIDVYNAKLKPTRDIISFFAFVSFFPQLVAGPIERATNLLPQFYKKRKFNYAEASDGLRQILWGLFKKIVIADNCAIVVNMVFDNYTDMNASDLFLGAFFFAFQIYGDFSGYSDIAIGTARLFGFNLMQNFKYPYFSRDIAEFWRRWHISLSTWFRDYLYIPLGGSKGGNSSKIRNTFIIFIVSGFWHGANWTFIIWGFLNALYFLPLLLLKKNRMNTNTIAEGRLFINFKEIGQIGITFILTLIAWIFFRAASVTEAFNYTKSLFDISILSVPSVDMKPLLYILMLIPVEWLQRNRTHGLYLHNGEIPILRWFLYVFFFCIIFFFGAKSQSFIYFQF, encoded by the coding sequence ATGTTATTTAATTCCTTTGAGTTCCTCATATTCTTGCCGGTTGTTTTCGTTCTATACTGGTTTGTTCTCAATAAAAGTTTAAGAATACAAAATTTATTACTACTAACAGCTAGTTATGTCTTTTATGGTTGGTGGGATTGGCGGTTTTTATCCCTGATTGTTTTTAGTTCCTTCATAGACTATTTCTGTGGTCTGGCAATAGAAAAATCAACTCGTTCAGGAAAGAAAAAAATTTTACTAATAATAAGTTTATTAGTCAATCTCGGCTTTTTAGGTTTCTTTAAATACTTCAATTTTTTTGCAGGGTCTTTGCAACAAGCCTTTAATACAATTGGATATGAAATAGATTCCTTTACATTAGATATTGTATTACCCGTAGGAATAAGTTTTTACACTTTTCAAACAATGAGTTATACTATAGATGTCTATAATGCAAAGCTAAAGCCAACCAGGGATATTATTTCATTCTTTGCCTTTGTAAGTTTCTTCCCTCAACTAGTTGCTGGTCCGATAGAAAGAGCAACAAATTTATTGCCGCAATTTTACAAGAAAAGAAAATTCAATTATGCCGAAGCTAGTGACGGTTTGAGACAAATATTATGGGGTTTATTCAAAAAAATAGTAATTGCAGATAACTGTGCTATCGTTGTCAATATGGTGTTCGATAACTATACAGACATGAATGCCTCAGATCTTTTCCTCGGCGCCTTCTTTTTTGCTTTTCAGATCTATGGAGATTTTTCGGGATATTCTGACATTGCCATAGGAACTGCGAGGCTTTTTGGGTTTAATCTCATGCAAAATTTCAAGTACCCCTACTTTTCAAGAGATATCGCAGAGTTTTGGCGAAGATGGCATATTTCTTTGTCCACATGGTTCAGAGATTATCTATATATTCCCCTTGGCGGGAGCAAAGGAGGCAATAGTTCAAAAATTAGAAACACCTTTATAATCTTTATTGTAAGTGGATTTTGGCATGGGGCCAATTGGACATTTATTATTTGGGGATTTTTAAATGCTCTTTATTTCTTACCCTTACTTCTTTTAAAGAAAAATCGTATGAACACCAATACCATAGCCGAGGGACGTTTATTTATTAACTTCAAGGAGATTGGCCAAATCGGAATTACTTTTATTTTAACCCTGATTGCTTGGATTTTTTTTAGAGCTGCATCCGTTACTGAAGCGTTTAATTATACCAAATCCTTATTCGATATATCGATTCTCTCTGTACCCTCCGTTGACATGAAACCGTTATTATATATACTCATGTTAATTCCAGTTGAATGGCTTCAAAGGAATAGAACTCACGGACTTTATTTACATAATGGAGAAATCCCCATTTTAAGATGGTTTTTATACGTATTCTTTTTTTGTATTATTTTCTTCTTTGGGGCTAAATCTCAATCCTTTATATACTTTCAATTCTGA
- a CDS encoding glycosyltransferase family 32 protein, whose protein sequence is MIPKKIHYCWLSGDPYPPMISKCMESWKTHLPNYELVLWDLNRFDLQKSTWVKQAFEQKKYAFAADYIRLYALYHHGGIYLDTDVEVRKSFDPLLHLPYFFGTEGEGMIEAAVIGAEKGTTWLAQCLDHYRERHFIKENGDLDIQTLPRVMGKQINKKYGLSELNKVDLTSLNYEVNDQDLFMFPKDYFCAKDHGTGIVSPTDNTFSIHHFAMSWVSNKKTFLPNVKRKLISLFGKNLIESLIKNLRLRNLKNRFN, encoded by the coding sequence ATGATCCCAAAAAAGATTCATTATTGTTGGCTTAGCGGTGATCCTTATCCGCCTATGATTTCCAAATGCATGGAAAGTTGGAAAACTCATTTACCAAACTATGAGCTAGTACTATGGGATTTAAATCGTTTTGATTTGCAAAAGTCAACATGGGTCAAGCAAGCTTTTGAACAGAAAAAATACGCATTCGCAGCTGACTATATACGTTTATATGCCCTGTATCATCACGGTGGTATTTATTTGGATACAGATGTTGAAGTTCGTAAGTCTTTTGATCCTCTTCTTCACCTCCCTTATTTTTTTGGGACTGAAGGTGAAGGTATGATTGAAGCTGCAGTTATAGGAGCTGAAAAAGGCACAACATGGTTGGCTCAATGCTTAGATCACTATAGAGAAAGGCATTTTATTAAAGAAAATGGCGATTTGGATATCCAAACCCTCCCCAGAGTTATGGGTAAACAAATTAACAAAAAATATGGTCTATCGGAGCTTAACAAAGTTGATTTAACTTCCCTAAACTATGAGGTTAATGATCAGGATTTATTCATGTTTCCTAAGGATTACTTTTGTGCTAAAGACCATGGAACTGGTATTGTTAGCCCAACTGATAACACTTTTAGTATTCATCATTTTGCCATGTCTTGGGTTTCTAATAAAAAAACTTTCTTACCCAATGTTAAAAGGAAATTAATAAGTCTCTTTGGTAAGAATCTAATTGAATCCTTAATAAAGAATCTCAGATTGAGAAATCTGAAAAATAGATTCAACTAA